Proteins from a single region of Chrysemys picta bellii isolate R12L10 chromosome 9, ASM1138683v2, whole genome shotgun sequence:
- the CAMK2N2 gene encoding calcium/calmodulin-dependent protein kinase II inhibitor 2 gives MSEILPYSEEKVAHFGTDSEVSEISFSCRLQDTNSFFGGNQAKRPPKLGQIGRAKRVVIEDDRIDEVLKGMTDKSPSGV, from the exons ATGTCCGAGATCCTCCCCTACAGCGAGGAGAAGGTGGCCCACTTCGGCACCGACTCCGAAGTCAGCGAGATCTCCTTCAGCTGCCGGCTCCAGGACACCAACTCCTTCTTCGGGGGCAACCAGGCCAAGCGGCCCCCCAAGCTGGGGCAGATCGGCAGGGCCAAGAGAG tgGTGATCGAAGATGATAGAATAGACGAGGTGCTGAAGGGGATGACAGACAAGTCGCCTTCTGGGGTATAA